A genome region from Bradyrhizobium sp. WSM1417 includes the following:
- a CDS encoding sigma-70 family RNA polymerase sigma factor, which translates to MSAFRQSVEAMIPALRRYARALTREADAADDLVQDTLVRALRSERLFLGGDVRSWLYTILTNLNKNRRRSLARRPQFMQLTENNPDASGTEAEGRDIERALATLVEEQRSVLLLVMLEGMSYREVADIQGVPIGTVMSRLARARAHVKASLEGERPALRRVK; encoded by the coding sequence ATGAGTGCGTTTCGCCAGAGTGTTGAAGCCATGATCCCGGCGTTGCGCCGCTACGCCCGCGCGCTCACGCGCGAGGCGGATGCGGCCGATGATCTGGTGCAGGATACGCTGGTGCGGGCGCTGCGTTCGGAGCGCCTGTTTCTCGGGGGCGACGTCAGGAGCTGGCTCTATACGATCCTGACCAACCTCAACAAGAACCGGCGGCGCTCGCTGGCACGGCGGCCGCAATTCATGCAGCTGACGGAGAACAACCCGGATGCCAGCGGGACCGAAGCCGAAGGGCGCGATATCGAGAGGGCGCTGGCGACGCTGGTCGAGGAGCAACGCTCGGTGCTGCTCCTGGTCATGCTGGAGGGCATGAGCTACCGCGAGGTCGCCGACATCCAGGGCGTGCCGATCGGCACCGTGATGTCGCGCCTGGCGCGCGCCCGCGCCCACGTCAAAGCCTCGCTGGAGGGTGAGCGCCCGGCGCTCAGGCGGGTGAAATGA
- the pdxH gene encoding pyridoxamine 5'-phosphate oxidase: MTDTTSMKHQTPLTSGDFTAADEPFALFEAWLNEAIKSEPNDPNAMALATVDPDGLPDVRMVLMKGFDTDGFVFYSHIASQKGRELAANPKAALLFHWKSLRRQVRIRGNVTPVTEAEADAYFATRPKQAQIGAWASKQSQELESRFAFEQAIAKVAAKHIIGEVPRPPGWSGWRITPSRIEFWHDRPFRLHDRIEFRHDAAGQKWSKTRMYP; the protein is encoded by the coding sequence ATGACCGACACGACCTCGATGAAACACCAGACACCCTTAACATCCGGTGATTTCACCGCCGCCGACGAGCCCTTTGCGCTGTTCGAGGCCTGGCTGAACGAAGCCATCAAGAGCGAGCCAAACGATCCGAACGCCATGGCGCTCGCAACCGTCGACCCCGACGGCCTGCCGGACGTGCGCATGGTGCTGATGAAGGGCTTCGATACCGATGGTTTCGTCTTCTACAGCCACATCGCCAGCCAGAAGGGCCGCGAACTCGCCGCAAATCCTAAGGCGGCGTTACTTTTTCACTGGAAGTCGCTGCGCCGTCAGGTCCGCATCCGCGGCAACGTGACGCCGGTGACCGAGGCCGAGGCCGACGCCTATTTCGCCACCCGGCCCAAGCAGGCGCAGATCGGCGCCTGGGCGAGCAAGCAGTCGCAAGAGCTCGAGAGCCGCTTCGCGTTCGAGCAGGCGATCGCCAAGGTCGCCGCCAAGCACATCATCGGCGAGGTGCCACGGCCGCCGGGCTGGAGCGGCTGGCGTATCACGCCGTCGCGTATCGAGTTCTGGCACGACCGCCCATTCCGCCTGCACGACCGCATCGAATTTCGCCATGACGCGGCCGGCCAGAAATGGTCCAAGACGCGGATGTATCCTTAG
- a CDS encoding RT0821/Lpp0805 family surface protein — protein sequence MTIILIGLGTGGCSFSRNDKSAYAKADDSDLTGSIAMPAKAPTDTDLAFARNAASDVLSKNDKDSSQHWENPETGARGSVTPIAQSYAAEDGRKCRDFLASYVNGSTESWLQGAGCQSSRGSWEIHTLKPWRS from the coding sequence ATGACGATCATTCTGATCGGGCTCGGCACCGGCGGTTGCAGCTTTTCCCGCAACGACAAGAGTGCCTACGCCAAGGCCGACGACAGCGACCTCACCGGCTCGATCGCAATGCCGGCCAAGGCGCCGACCGACACCGATCTCGCGTTCGCCCGCAACGCCGCCTCAGACGTCCTCAGCAAGAACGACAAGGATTCCAGCCAGCATTGGGAGAATCCGGAAACCGGGGCGCGCGGTTCGGTCACGCCGATCGCGCAATCCTATGCCGCCGAGGACGGCCGTAAGTGCCGCGACTTCCTGGCAAGCTATGTCAACGGCAGCACCGAAAGCTGGCTCCAGGGCGCCGGCTGCCAAAGCAGCCGTGGCAGTTGGGAGATTCATACGCTAAAGCCGTGGCGGAGCTAG
- a CDS encoding SDR family NAD(P)-dependent oxidoreductase has translation MPQPSNAPRRTLLLTGASRGIGHATVIRFSSAGWRVITCSRHPFPEDCPWDAGPEDHIQVDLATPADTTRAISDIRDRLEGGMLHALVNNAAISPKGAGGSRLGSIDTDLDTWTHVFNVNFFAPIMMARGLIEELKTAKGSVVNVTSIAGSRVHPFAGAAYATSKAALASLTREMASDFGRVGVRVNAIAPGEIDTSILSPGTEKIVDQQIPMHRLGTPDEVAKIIYVLCTDTSSYVNGAEIHINGGQHV, from the coding sequence ATGCCGCAGCCTTCCAACGCGCCGCGCCGCACGCTGCTCCTGACCGGGGCTAGCCGCGGCATCGGCCATGCCACCGTGATCCGTTTCTCCTCGGCCGGCTGGCGCGTGATCACCTGCTCGCGACATCCGTTCCCGGAGGATTGTCCGTGGGACGCAGGCCCTGAGGACCATATCCAGGTCGATCTTGCCACCCCCGCCGATACCACCCGCGCGATCTCCGACATCCGCGACCGGCTCGAAGGCGGCATGCTGCATGCGCTGGTCAACAACGCCGCGATCTCACCGAAGGGCGCCGGCGGCTCCAGGCTCGGCTCGATCGACACCGACCTCGACACCTGGACGCACGTGTTCAACGTCAACTTCTTCGCGCCAATCATGATGGCGCGCGGACTGATCGAGGAACTCAAGACGGCCAAGGGCTCTGTCGTGAACGTCACCTCGATCGCGGGCTCGCGCGTGCATCCCTTCGCGGGCGCCGCCTACGCCACCTCGAAGGCTGCGCTCGCATCCCTGACGCGCGAGATGGCCTCCGATTTCGGCCGCGTCGGCGTGCGCGTCAACGCGATCGCACCCGGCGAGATCGACACCTCGATCCTGTCGCCGGGCACCGAGAAGATCGTCGACCAGCAGATCCCGATGCATCGCCTCGGCACACCGGACGAGGTCGCCAAAATCATCTACGTGCTGTGCACGGACACCAGTTCTTACGTCAACGGCGCCGAGATCCACATCAACGGCGGCCAGCACGTGTAG
- a CDS encoding Uma2 family endonuclease, producing the protein MGVGIKEPTRAGRMSGERFRVFQEGRPDHERWELVGGVPMMMTPPTIAHNRIAGNLERLLNDALASHDQSRIAMQRPGIELGSGEFRPEPDVAVIDAEYEPDQRFVERAYLLAEIVSASDDTRVPATEKRWIDVKRTIYLAHAACEAVLIIEQDRMEVRLDARTPSGWSSQTLGGSEQLKLPAFGVQCAVADLYEGTPLQPRKRPA; encoded by the coding sequence ATGGGTGTTGGAATCAAAGAACCCACCAGGGCCGGGCGCATGTCCGGCGAGCGCTTCCGCGTGTTCCAGGAAGGTCGGCCGGACCATGAGCGCTGGGAGCTTGTCGGAGGTGTCCCGATGATGATGACGCCGCCGACGATTGCGCACAACCGCATCGCGGGAAATCTTGAGCGTCTGCTCAACGACGCGCTCGCGAGTCACGATCAGAGTCGCATCGCAATGCAGCGTCCCGGCATCGAACTTGGGTCGGGCGAATTCCGCCCCGAGCCGGATGTTGCCGTCATCGATGCGGAGTACGAGCCGGACCAGAGGTTCGTCGAGCGAGCCTATCTGCTGGCAGAGATCGTCTCCGCCAGTGACGACACGCGGGTGCCCGCCACCGAAAAAAGGTGGATCGACGTCAAACGAACCATCTACCTCGCGCACGCGGCCTGCGAAGCGGTGCTCATCATCGAGCAGGACCGGATGGAGGTCCGTCTCGACGCGAGAACGCCGAGTGGCTGGAGCTCGCAAACACTCGGCGGGTCCGAGCAATTGAAGCTGCCCGCATTCGGAGTGCAATGCGCCGTTGCTGATCTCTATGAGGGGACACCGTTACAGCCGCGAAAGCGCCCCGCTTGA
- a CDS encoding anti-sigma factor: MNDRKIPVTEDELHAYVDGELPAERRADVEAWLAAQPEDGERVQSWRAMAEMLHARYDSVAQEPVPARLELERLERRPRQWLYGAAAAVLVAFVAGGSAGWLAHGAANAPSTFQSFTTDALDAHRLYVVEVRHPVEVGGNERDHLQAWLTRRCGWTVFAPNLEASGLKLVGGRLLPGPNGPASFLMYEGASGERYTIYTAKTENGATQMRYARTDKDGALFWSERGVGYVVSGGGDRDRLTKVAKAVYDQAEKSGT, encoded by the coding sequence ATGAACGACCGCAAGATCCCAGTGACCGAGGACGAACTGCACGCCTATGTCGACGGCGAGTTGCCGGCCGAGCGCCGCGCCGATGTCGAGGCCTGGCTTGCCGCGCAGCCCGAGGATGGCGAGCGCGTGCAGTCCTGGCGCGCCATGGCCGAGATGCTGCACGCCCGCTACGATTCTGTCGCCCAGGAGCCGGTGCCGGCGCGGCTGGAGCTCGAACGGCTGGAGCGCCGCCCGCGGCAGTGGCTGTATGGCGCCGCCGCGGCCGTGCTCGTGGCCTTCGTCGCCGGCGGCTCCGCCGGCTGGCTGGCGCATGGCGCCGCCAACGCGCCCTCGACCTTCCAGAGTTTTACGACCGACGCGCTCGACGCCCACCGCCTCTATGTCGTCGAGGTTCGCCATCCCGTCGAGGTCGGCGGCAACGAGCGCGACCACCTCCAGGCCTGGCTGACCAGACGCTGCGGCTGGACCGTGTTTGCACCGAACCTGGAGGCGAGTGGACTGAAGCTCGTCGGAGGCCGGCTCTTGCCGGGGCCGAACGGGCCGGCGTCGTTCCTGATGTATGAGGGCGCCTCGGGCGAGCGGTACACGATCTACACCGCCAAGACCGAGAATGGCGCGACGCAGATGCGCTACGCCAGAACGGACAAGGACGGGGCACTGTTCTGGTCGGAGCGCGGCGTCGGCTACGTCGTCAGCGGTGGTGGCGACCGCGACCGGCTGACCAAAGTGGCGAAGGCGGTCTACGACCAAGCAGAGAAAAGCGGCACCTAG
- a CDS encoding DnaJ C-terminal domain-containing protein — translation MRDPYEVLGVPRSANAAAIKSAYRKLAKKHHPDSNKNDPKAAERFAELNTANEILGDEDKRKQFDRGEIDADGKPRFQGFPGGGGPRGRAGPGGFESYTFRGGGAGPGPGGGAFEDILNSMFGGGPRPRPGAGGGAQFEFDTGGIGLDLDVNVAMTVSLEEAVKGGEKRVRLPNGKELNVKIPAGVTEGQQIRLRGQGESAQGHPPGDLLITISIAPHPFFKIEGADLRIDLPVTLYEAVLGGKVRVPTLGNAVELSVPQNTSSGRTFRLKGKGLPKAGGTGDLFVTIRIMLPDGNDAELEALMQKWRDQHPYNPRSGFG, via the coding sequence ATGCGCGACCCCTATGAGGTCTTGGGGGTGCCGCGGAGCGCCAACGCTGCCGCGATCAAGAGCGCCTATCGCAAGCTTGCCAAGAAGCACCATCCCGACAGCAACAAGAACGACCCGAAGGCGGCCGAGCGCTTCGCTGAGCTCAATACGGCCAACGAAATCCTCGGCGACGAGGACAAGCGCAAGCAATTCGACCGCGGCGAGATCGACGCCGACGGCAAGCCGCGCTTCCAGGGTTTTCCGGGCGGCGGCGGGCCGCGCGGGCGCGCGGGTCCCGGTGGGTTCGAAAGCTATACGTTCCGCGGTGGCGGCGCGGGCCCTGGTCCGGGCGGCGGCGCGTTCGAGGACATCCTCAACAGCATGTTCGGCGGTGGGCCGCGCCCGCGCCCCGGGGCCGGCGGCGGTGCCCAGTTCGAATTCGACACTGGCGGGATCGGGCTCGATCTCGACGTCAATGTCGCCATGACCGTCTCGCTGGAGGAGGCGGTGAAGGGCGGCGAGAAGCGCGTCCGGCTGCCGAATGGCAAGGAACTCAACGTCAAGATTCCGGCCGGCGTCACCGAGGGCCAGCAGATCCGGTTGCGGGGGCAGGGCGAGAGCGCCCAGGGCCATCCGCCCGGCGATCTCCTGATCACGATCAGCATCGCGCCGCATCCGTTTTTCAAGATCGAGGGCGCCGATCTGAGGATCGACCTGCCGGTCACGCTCTACGAGGCGGTGCTTGGCGGCAAGGTCCGCGTGCCCACCCTCGGCAATGCCGTGGAGCTTTCGGTCCCGCAGAACACCTCCAGCGGCCGGACCTTCCGCCTTAAGGGCAAGGGACTGCCAAAAGCTGGCGGAACCGGGGATCTCTTCGTCACCATCAGGATTATGCTACCGGACGGGAACGACGCCGAGCTTGAAGCATTGATGCAGAAGTGGCGGGACCAGCACCCCTACAATCCACGTAGCGGGTTTGGCTAA